The following proteins are encoded in a genomic region of Alnus glutinosa chromosome 8, dhAlnGlut1.1, whole genome shotgun sequence:
- the LOC133875754 gene encoding solanesyl diphosphate synthase 1, chloroplastic-like: MMSMTCHNLDSARTVLDLFPCRCSSNASFNRPSVRNYAQSSCKRSSRGYGARKLVGRRRGIAQCRVSSTKTPDTLLNGVAQGPPSVLGLKKESRSPISLTNLFEVVAEDLQILNQNLQSIVGAENPVLMSAAEQIFGAGGKRMRPALVFLVSRATAELVGLKELTMEHRRLAEIIEMIHTASLIHDDVLDDSDIRRGKETVHQLYGTRVAVLAGDFMFAQSSWYLANLENLEVIKLISQVIKDFASGEIKQASSLFDCDTELEEYLIKSYYKTASLIAASTKGAGIFSGVDSSISQKMYEYGKNLGLSFQVIDDILDFTQSAEQLGKPAGSDLVKGNLTAPVIFALEKEPKLREIIESEFSEPGSLDEAIGLIKSCGGIRRAQELAEEKADLAIQNLQCLPQSAFRVALEDMVMYNLERID; encoded by the exons ATGATGTCAATGACATGCCACAACCTTGATTCCGCTAGGACTGTGCTTGATTTGTTTCCTTGTCGCTGCTCTTCCAATGCTTCATTTAACCGCCCTTCAGTAAGAAATTATGCGCAGTCCAGTTGCAAAAGAAGTAGTCGAGGTTATGGGGCTAGGAAACTGGTTGGTAGACGGCGGGGCATCGCTCAGTGTAGAGTGTCTTCGACGAAGACCCCCGACACTCTGCTTAATG GGGTAGCTCAAGGTCCTCCATCAGTGTTGGGGCTGAAGAAAGAGTCAAGAAGTCCTATTTCACTGACAAACTTGTTTGAAGTGGTCGCCGAGGACCTCCAGATTCTCAACCAAAATCTTCAGTCA ATTGTTGGTGCAGAAAACCCAGTTCTGATGTCTGCAGCAGAGCAGATATTTGGTGCTGGTGGTAAGAGAATGAGACCAGCTTTGGTGTTCCTAGTGTCAAGAGCAACAGCAGAACTAGTTGGTTTAAA GGAACTTACCATGGAGCATAGGCGTTTGGCAGAGATAATTGAGATGATCCATACTGCAAGCTTAATACATGATGATGTACTAGATGATAGCGACATACGGAGAG GGAAGGAAACTGTTCATCAACTGTATGGTACAAGAGTGGCGGTGCTGGCTGGAGACTTCATGTTTGCACAATCATCATGGTATCTTGCAAATCTTGAAAACCTGGAAGTAATTAAGCTCATCAGCCAG GTTATTAAAGATTTTGCAAGTGGTGAAATAAAACAGGCATCTAGCTTGTTCGATTGTGACACGGAACTTGAAGAATATTTGATCAAGAGCTACTACAAAACAGCCTCCTTAATAGCTGCTAGTACCAAAGGAGCTGGTATTTTTAGTGGGGTTGACAGCAGTATTAGTCAGAAAATGTATGAATATGGTAAGAATCTTGGTCTGTCCTTCCAAGTCATAGATGACATATTGGATTTTACGCAGTCAGCAGAGCAGCTGGGGAAGCCAGCAGGCAGTGACCTTGTGAAAGGGAACCTGACTGCACCTGTGATTTTTGCTCTGGAGAAAGAGCCAAAACTGAGAGAAATAATTGAATCTGAATTTAGTGAGCCTGGTTCCCTTGATGAAGCCATTGGATTGATTAAAAGTTGTGGGGGCATTAGGAGAGCACAAGAATTAGCCGAAGAGAAGGCTGATCTTGCAATCCAAAATCTCCAATGTCTTCCTCAAAGTGCCTTTAGAGTAGCTCTCGAGGATATGGTGATGTACAATCTCGAACGGATTGATTAG